From Prochlorococcus sp. MIT 1223, the proteins below share one genomic window:
- the cysS gene encoding cysteine--tRNA ligase, translating to MSLRLTNTLTKKKEDFFSLVPNKVSIYCCGVTVYDLCHIGHARSYIVWDILRRFLTWEGFEVTFVQNFTDIDDKILKKAAEEGCSTNEITERNIKAFHRDMDSLGILRPDSMPRATNCIDGICNLIRELEDKGAAYSKNGDVYFSVEKHKEYGKLSQRSLEEQQIDAHGRLTKGEKENKKNQFDFALWKSAKEGETSFPSPWGAGRPGWHIECSAMVRKELGETIDIHLGGSDLVFPHHENEIAQSETANGKELAKYWLHNGMVNVEGKKMSKSLGNFKTIRSLLESGYSAMSLRLFVLQTHYRKPLDFTQDALDSAAKGWDGINSALCISLKYFNYLNWPHPHKAIEVLDNQSKEEVLTEEYSKQYQSFIEAMNDDLNTSAALSVIFQIAKPLRSLSNNIERGSIDVITELEKAKHYNRWKFLLKLTNILGLKAEINNINPINKELSNEAIETLIKERIDAKLLRDFSRADQIREVLRNKGIDLIDKKDGTTSWIFIK from the coding sequence GTGTCACTGAGGCTAACCAACACACTCACAAAGAAGAAAGAAGATTTCTTTTCTCTTGTACCCAATAAAGTAAGTATTTATTGTTGCGGGGTAACTGTTTATGACCTATGTCATATCGGTCATGCTCGCAGTTACATTGTTTGGGACATTTTAAGGAGATTTTTGACTTGGGAAGGGTTTGAAGTGACTTTTGTCCAAAATTTCACTGATATCGATGACAAAATCCTAAAGAAAGCCGCTGAAGAAGGTTGCTCCACAAATGAAATCACCGAAAGAAATATAAAGGCCTTTCATCGTGATATGGATTCATTAGGTATTTTGCGTCCAGATAGTATGCCTCGAGCCACCAATTGTATTGATGGCATATGCAATTTAATAAGAGAGTTAGAAGATAAAGGTGCTGCTTATTCAAAAAATGGAGATGTTTATTTTTCAGTTGAGAAGCACAAAGAATATGGGAAGTTAAGTCAAAGATCACTTGAAGAGCAGCAAATAGATGCTCATGGAAGGCTTACTAAAGGAGAGAAAGAAAACAAAAAAAATCAATTTGACTTTGCTTTATGGAAAAGTGCCAAAGAAGGTGAAACCAGCTTCCCCTCTCCATGGGGCGCTGGCAGACCTGGATGGCATATTGAATGTTCTGCAATGGTAAGGAAGGAACTCGGCGAAACAATTGACATTCACCTAGGTGGGTCTGATCTTGTCTTTCCCCATCATGAAAACGAAATAGCTCAATCCGAAACAGCTAATGGGAAAGAATTAGCTAAATATTGGCTTCACAATGGAATGGTGAATGTAGAAGGGAAAAAAATGAGTAAATCATTAGGTAACTTCAAGACAATTAGATCACTTCTAGAAAGTGGTTATTCCGCAATGAGTTTAAGATTATTTGTTTTACAAACTCATTACCGCAAACCACTAGACTTCACACAGGATGCACTCGATTCCGCAGCAAAAGGTTGGGATGGAATAAACTCAGCACTTTGCATTAGCCTTAAGTATTTTAATTATTTAAATTGGCCACATCCACATAAAGCAATTGAAGTGCTTGATAATCAATCAAAAGAGGAAGTTCTTACTGAAGAGTATTCCAAGCAATATCAAAGTTTTATTGAGGCAATGAATGATGATCTAAATACTTCAGCGGCACTTTCAGTAATCTTTCAAATTGCAAAGCCACTTCGATCACTTTCAAATAATATTGAAAGAGGCTCAATTGATGTAATTACTGAATTAGAAAAAGCAAAACATTATAATCGATGGAAATTCCTATTAAAATTAACTAATATTTTAGGACTAAAAGCAGAGATAAATAATATTAATCCTATTAATAAAGAGCTAAGCAATGAAGCAATAGAAACATTAATAAAAGAAAGAATTGATGCAAAACTATTAAGAGACTTCTCGAGAGCTGATCAGATAAGGGAAGTTTTAAGAAATAAAGGAATAGATCTTATTGATAAAAAAGATGGCACTACATCATGGATTTTCATTAAATAG
- a CDS encoding sodium-dependent transporter — translation MQSREKWRSSFGFVMAAAGSAVGLGNLWGFAYRSSQGGGLAFLLLYVLIVLLVCVPVLVGEMVLGRSTAASPFLAPSKAAGDSWKPLGWLFAIASCGILSFYAVIMGWTVDTFFHSLFVGLPSDISEAGAFFDRISTGKSVFIGQIISLLLTAFIVSAGVRGGIERLTRLCMPLLFGLLLLLAIWAAFLKGSWEGYSTFLLRWDASQLLEPGTIRNAFTQAFFSLSLGIGIMVAYSSYLDKNNKLPKEALGIVSFDTAVGLLAGMITFPIVISFGLTDVISESTVGALFIALPTGFANLGIFGRLIAGIFFGLAFIAAITSSISLLEVPVSSLMDQLNWERRKAVIVSTLIVFVIGIPSAISLDVLGNMDAIFNVLLILGGFLISILLGWVIPRKYDEDLALANSSYRVRKYLKFMLRWVSPPVIAIGLVISLTDLFQSWI, via the coding sequence ATGCAATCAAGAGAAAAATGGCGATCTAGCTTTGGTTTTGTCATGGCAGCTGCTGGAAGTGCTGTTGGGCTAGGTAATCTTTGGGGATTTGCTTATAGATCATCCCAAGGGGGTGGACTTGCCTTTTTGCTTCTTTATGTCTTGATCGTTTTACTTGTATGCGTTCCTGTACTTGTTGGAGAGATGGTTCTAGGTCGAAGTACTGCTGCTAGTCCTTTTCTTGCACCTTCCAAAGCCGCAGGTGATAGTTGGAAGCCACTAGGCTGGCTTTTTGCAATTGCTTCTTGCGGAATCCTTTCTTTTTATGCTGTCATTATGGGGTGGACAGTTGATACATTTTTTCACTCTTTATTTGTGGGATTGCCCAGTGATATTTCTGAAGCAGGAGCCTTCTTTGATCGAATTAGTACTGGTAAAAGTGTTTTTATCGGACAAATCATTAGCTTATTGCTTACTGCCTTTATTGTTTCAGCGGGAGTTAGAGGAGGTATTGAGCGGCTAACTCGGTTATGTATGCCATTGTTATTTGGATTGCTTTTATTACTTGCGATATGGGCGGCTTTCTTAAAAGGTTCTTGGGAAGGTTATTCCACATTTCTTTTGAGATGGGATGCTTCACAACTTCTTGAACCTGGCACTATTCGCAATGCTTTTACCCAGGCTTTCTTTTCTCTAAGTCTTGGAATTGGAATTATGGTTGCATATTCTTCTTATCTAGATAAAAATAATAAATTACCAAAAGAAGCCTTGGGAATAGTCTCTTTTGATACTGCTGTTGGTCTTTTGGCTGGGATGATCACTTTCCCGATAGTAATAAGTTTTGGTCTTACAGATGTAATTAGTGAATCTACCGTTGGAGCATTATTTATTGCGTTGCCCACGGGATTTGCAAATTTAGGTATTTTTGGAAGATTAATAGCAGGAATTTTCTTTGGATTAGCTTTTATTGCAGCAATTACTTCGTCTATTTCTCTTTTAGAAGTTCCAGTCTCATCTCTTATGGATCAGCTTAACTGGGAAAGGCGAAAGGCAGTAATTGTTTCAACGTTAATTGTTTTTGTTATTGGCATTCCTTCAGCGATTTCCTTAGATGTTTTAGGAAATATGGATGCAATCTTCAATGTTTTACTAATCTTAGGTGGATTTCTTATCTCAATTCTACTTGGCTGGGTAATACCTAGAAAATATGATGAAGATTTAGCATTAGCTAATTCAAGTTATAGGGTGCGTAAATATTTGAAATTTATGCTTCGTTGGGTTTCTCCTCCAGTCATTGCAATTGGTTTAGTAATAAGTCTTACAGACCTTTTTCAGAGCTGGATCTAA
- the ychF gene encoding redox-regulated ATPase YchF → MLKAGIVGLPNVGKSTLFNALVANAKAQAANFPFCTIEPNVGSVSVPDNRLDILGRLSASKIIIPARIEFVDIAGLVKGASKGEGLGNKFLANIREVDAIVHVVRCFEDDDVIHVSGSVNPARDIEIINLELSLSDLAQVEKRRERLKKNLRTNEEAKLEDAALQTIYQELEKGGSVRSIKLTKEEKELIRPLGLLTDKPIIYAANLKEDELSLGNQNSNSVNEIAMLENARTIRVSAQVEAELIELGEDERLDYLKGLGILEGGLKSLIKETYDLLGLRTYFTTGEKETRAWTFRKGMKAPQAAGVIHTDFEKGFIRAQTIGYEKFIEAGSLVEAKNKGWLRSEGKDYEVKEGDVMEFLFNV, encoded by the coding sequence ATGCTTAAGGCTGGAATTGTAGGACTTCCCAATGTGGGTAAGTCAACTTTATTTAATGCTTTAGTGGCTAATGCAAAAGCACAGGCAGCAAATTTTCCTTTTTGTACGATTGAACCAAATGTTGGTTCAGTTTCTGTCCCAGATAATCGATTGGATATTCTTGGAAGACTTAGTGCAAGCAAAATTATAATCCCGGCAAGAATTGAATTTGTTGATATTGCGGGGTTGGTTAAAGGTGCAAGCAAAGGAGAAGGCTTAGGCAATAAATTTCTAGCGAATATTCGTGAAGTTGATGCAATTGTTCATGTCGTGCGATGTTTTGAAGATGATGATGTAATACATGTATCCGGTTCAGTTAACCCTGCTAGAGATATAGAAATTATTAATCTAGAATTAAGTTTGTCAGATTTAGCTCAAGTAGAAAAAAGGCGAGAAAGACTTAAGAAGAATTTAAGAACAAACGAAGAGGCTAAATTGGAAGATGCTGCTTTGCAGACTATCTATCAAGAATTAGAAAAAGGAGGTTCAGTAAGGAGTATTAAACTCACTAAAGAGGAAAAAGAATTAATTAGACCTTTAGGTTTGTTAACAGATAAGCCTATTATTTATGCTGCAAATTTAAAGGAAGACGAATTATCTTTGGGAAATCAAAATTCTAATAGTGTGAATGAAATAGCTATGCTTGAAAACGCTCGGACTATACGAGTATCTGCGCAAGTAGAGGCTGAATTGATTGAATTAGGCGAGGATGAAAGACTAGATTACTTAAAGGGATTAGGTATCCTTGAGGGTGGATTGAAATCCTTAATAAAAGAAACTTATGATTTATTAGGCCTAAGAACATATTTTACTACTGGTGAAAAAGAAACTAGGGCCTGGACATTTAGGAAAGGCATGAAAGCTCCACAGGCTGCAGGCGTTATTCATACAGATTTCGAAAAAGGTTTTATAAGGGCTCAAACAATAGGATATGAAAAATTTATTGAAGCTGGTTCATTAGTTGAAGCTAAAAATAAAGGTTGGTTGAGGAGTGAAGGGAAAGACTATGAAGTAAAGGAAGGAGATGTGATGGAATTCTTATTTAATGTATAG
- a CDS encoding 1-deoxy-D-xylulose-5-phosphate reductoisomerase, whose product MKAISVLGSTGSIGTQTLEIAEEFPEKFNVVALAAGKNLDLLTRQIKTHSPEIVAVADSSLIPALNERINHLPKEGFKNGLPKLVGGPDGLNTAASWDHADIVITGIVGCAGLLPTLAAIKAGKDLALANKETLIAAGPVVLPELKKSGSRLLPADSEHSAIFQCLQGTPWAENARLSTGVPTPGLSKILLTASGGAFRDWPPEKLEQATVEDATSHPNWSMGRKITVDSATLMNKGLEVIEAHYLFGLNYENIEIVIHPQSIIHSMIELEDTSVIAQLGWPDMKLPILYCMSWPHRLSTPWKRLNLAEIGNLTFRSPDTSKYPCMQLAYAAGKAGGTMPAVLNAANEEAVAQFLEEKIHFLGIPKLIEMTCEKHKNDLRSDPSLNDILLIDKWARNEVRYQSRKVLI is encoded by the coding sequence GTGAAAGCCATAAGCGTACTTGGGTCTACTGGCTCCATAGGGACTCAAACACTTGAAATTGCTGAAGAGTTTCCTGAAAAGTTCAATGTTGTAGCTCTTGCTGCAGGGAAAAACTTAGATCTCCTCACAAGACAAATCAAAACTCATTCTCCAGAAATTGTTGCTGTCGCAGACAGTTCTCTTATACCAGCTCTTAATGAACGAATAAATCACCTTCCAAAGGAAGGTTTTAAGAATGGCTTACCTAAATTGGTAGGAGGTCCAGATGGTTTAAATACCGCAGCATCATGGGACCATGCAGATATTGTCATTACTGGAATAGTTGGATGCGCTGGGCTTCTACCTACTCTTGCGGCAATTAAAGCAGGGAAAGATCTTGCCTTAGCCAACAAAGAAACACTCATTGCAGCTGGTCCTGTTGTTTTACCAGAATTAAAAAAAAGTGGAAGTCGATTACTTCCTGCAGACTCAGAGCATTCCGCAATTTTTCAATGTCTTCAAGGGACACCTTGGGCAGAAAATGCTCGTTTATCAACTGGAGTTCCCACTCCAGGACTTAGTAAAATTCTTCTAACTGCTTCAGGTGGTGCCTTTAGAGATTGGCCTCCAGAGAAATTAGAGCAAGCAACTGTTGAAGATGCCACATCTCATCCGAATTGGAGCATGGGCAGAAAAATTACAGTTGACTCAGCAACCTTAATGAACAAAGGACTTGAAGTAATAGAGGCTCATTATTTATTTGGACTTAATTACGAAAATATTGAGATTGTTATTCATCCGCAAAGCATCATTCATTCAATGATCGAATTAGAAGATACTTCTGTAATTGCACAACTAGGCTGGCCAGATATGAAACTCCCAATTTTATATTGCATGAGTTGGCCCCATAGGTTGTCCACTCCTTGGAAAAGGCTAAATCTAGCTGAAATAGGAAATTTAACTTTTAGGTCACCAGATACATCTAAATACCCATGTATGCAACTAGCATATGCCGCTGGCAAGGCTGGAGGAACAATGCCAGCAGTTCTTAATGCAGCAAATGAGGAAGCGGTAGCGCAATTTTTAGAAGAGAAGATTCATTTTCTGGGGATTCCCAAACTAATTGAAATGACGTGTGAGAAACATAAAAACGACTTAAGAAGCGATCCTTCACTAAATGATATTCTTTTAATTGATAAATGGGCTAGAAACGAAGTTAGATATCAGTCAAGAAAAGTATTAATTTAA
- a CDS encoding efflux RND transporter periplasmic adaptor subunit: MSEGTNSKKKKKLIILSTAIFLALSGVFWKVKPDNESNRDIRSFTTIAKEGTLPGLITASGELQSEKSVNISPKRQGILEEVFVEAGDQVIKGQLIARMDDGDLTYKLNELKADFEKQKTNYIRRKYLLQEGAISQENYDDYKNLFLKSEAKLNQLEIQINDIDIRAPFEGIITSKYAVEGAFVTPTKTSTSTGNGTSPQISIVELSQGLEVIAKVPESDIGRIQVGQDATVRVDSFPEKRFQAKVRDISPRAIKSNNVTSFEVTLLLITPPPILRIGMSADIEFNTGETSISTLVPTVAIVTQKGMPGLLFVGDKKQPTFRPVELGASSGSKTAILNGVNPGDQIFIDLPPWSKQSRN; encoded by the coding sequence ATGTCTGAAGGAACAAATTCCAAAAAGAAAAAAAAATTAATAATCCTTTCCACAGCTATATTTCTAGCGCTAAGTGGCGTCTTTTGGAAAGTCAAACCTGACAATGAAAGCAATAGAGATATAAGGAGCTTCACCACTATTGCAAAGGAAGGGACACTGCCTGGATTAATTACTGCAAGCGGTGAATTGCAATCAGAAAAGAGTGTAAATATAAGCCCAAAACGTCAAGGAATTTTAGAAGAAGTTTTTGTTGAGGCTGGCGACCAAGTTATAAAAGGTCAGCTTATAGCAAGAATGGACGATGGAGATTTGACCTATAAGCTAAATGAATTAAAAGCTGACTTCGAAAAACAAAAAACAAATTATATTAGAAGAAAATACTTGCTTCAGGAAGGTGCTATAAGTCAAGAAAACTATGATGACTATAAAAATCTTTTTTTAAAAAGCGAAGCCAAGCTAAATCAATTAGAAATACAGATAAATGACATAGATATTCGAGCCCCTTTTGAAGGCATCATTACTAGCAAATATGCAGTAGAAGGAGCTTTTGTCACTCCAACAAAAACTTCCACAAGTACTGGAAACGGAACTTCTCCACAGATTTCGATTGTGGAATTATCGCAAGGTCTTGAAGTAATTGCAAAAGTACCTGAAAGTGATATTGGACGAATTCAAGTTGGTCAAGACGCAACTGTAAGAGTTGACTCATTTCCAGAGAAACGCTTCCAAGCAAAAGTTCGAGACATTTCCCCAAGGGCAATAAAAAGCAATAATGTGACTTCCTTTGAAGTGACATTATTGCTTATCACTCCTCCACCAATTTTAAGAATAGGAATGAGTGCCGATATTGAATTCAATACTGGAGAGACATCAATAAGCACCTTGGTTCCGACTGTGGCAATTGTTACTCAGAAAGGTATGCCAGGATTACTTTTTGTTGGCGATAAAAAACAGCCAACCTTCAGACCAGTTGAACTAGGAGCTAGCAGTGGCAGCAAAACAGCAATACTTAATGGAGTAAACCCAGGAGATCAAATATTTATAGACTTACCTCCATGGTCTAAACAATCGAGAAATTAA
- the polA gene encoding DNA polymerase I: MKKKIKKPILLLVDGHSLAFRSFYAFSKGGEGGLTTKDGFPTSVTYGFLKSLLDNCKLLGPEAITIAFDTPEPTFRHKSDPNYKANRDVAPDIFFQDLEQLQKILEKALNISMCSVEGYEADDVLGTLAYQAIKDGWSVRILTGDRDLFQLVNDSLDIAVLYMGGGPYSKSGQPSLIKESEVIQKLGVIPTKVVELKALTGDSSDNIPGIKGVGPKTAINLLKENGDLDGIYTSLERLEALGDKATKGCIKGALKAKLKVDKDNAYHSKYLAEIIKKVPIKKQPNSLLSKINTIELRNSLEELELFSLVRQIEIFKATFSAGGYLSNKDQIKVDNNEIKRKPLSISQNNSESINNSSIDINPQIINTADQLTKLVSNLMTYKDIDSPIAIDTETTDLNPFKAELVGIGLCWGEGKKDLAYIPIGHKLQNEIFSPISNNQLGLDTVINELRPWLSSNEHPKVLQNAKYDRLILLRHGINLDGVTIDTLLADYLLDASNKHSLEEIAKREFSFTPTSFNEIVDKGKTFADVSIDSASLYCGMDVYLTRKLSKRLKSSLQEVGNELIKLLYEVEQPLETVLAHMENTGIRIDVPYLQKLSNSFQEKLSCLEGEIQQEAGIDFNLNSPKQLAEVLFENLNLNKKKSRKTKTGWSTDAAVLEKLSSEHTIIPKLIEHRTISKLLSTYIDALPQLVESETQRVHTDFNQAVTTTGRLSSSNPNLQNIPSRTEFSKQIRKAFLPKENWKLLSADYSQIELRILAHLSEEEVLQKAYKNKEDVHSLTAKLLLEKDSINADERRLGKTINFGVIYGMGAQRFARAAGVTQQEAKDFLARFKERYKNIFKFLELQEKLALSRGYVTTILGRRRYFNFDKSGLGRLLGKDINEIDLLTARRAGIEAQQLRAAANAPIQGSSADIIKIAMLQISSKLKASSLPANLLLQVHDELVLEVDPKALNEVKQIVVNTMENALTLSVPLTVETGIGNNWMECK, encoded by the coding sequence ATGAAAAAAAAAATTAAAAAACCAATATTACTCCTAGTAGATGGACACTCCTTAGCTTTCAGAAGCTTCTACGCCTTCAGCAAGGGAGGAGAAGGAGGACTTACAACAAAAGATGGTTTCCCTACAAGTGTTACATATGGATTTTTAAAAAGTCTTCTAGATAACTGCAAACTTCTTGGGCCAGAGGCTATCACTATTGCTTTTGACACTCCCGAACCAACGTTTAGGCATAAATCTGATCCCAATTACAAGGCAAATAGAGATGTTGCACCTGACATATTTTTTCAAGATTTAGAACAACTTCAGAAGATTCTTGAAAAAGCACTGAATATCTCTATGTGTTCAGTAGAAGGCTATGAAGCTGATGATGTACTTGGGACCCTGGCTTATCAAGCAATAAAAGATGGATGGTCAGTAAGGATTCTTACTGGGGATAGAGATCTCTTCCAATTGGTTAACGATTCACTTGATATAGCAGTGCTGTATATGGGAGGAGGACCATATTCTAAAAGTGGACAGCCATCTCTTATTAAAGAATCTGAGGTTATACAAAAGCTTGGTGTGATTCCTACAAAAGTTGTTGAGCTAAAAGCTTTAACAGGAGATAGTTCTGACAATATTCCTGGAATAAAAGGCGTAGGTCCTAAAACTGCGATTAATCTTTTGAAAGAAAATGGTGACTTAGATGGCATTTATACCTCACTGGAAAGACTTGAAGCATTAGGAGATAAAGCGACAAAAGGGTGCATTAAAGGAGCACTAAAAGCCAAGCTAAAAGTTGATAAAGATAATGCTTATCATTCAAAATATCTAGCAGAAATAATAAAGAAAGTTCCTATTAAAAAGCAACCTAATAGTCTACTTAGCAAAATAAATACAATAGAATTAAGAAATTCTCTTGAGGAATTAGAGCTTTTTAGCTTAGTACGTCAAATAGAAATTTTCAAAGCAACTTTTTCAGCTGGGGGTTATCTCTCCAATAAAGATCAGATAAAAGTTGATAACAATGAAATCAAGAGAAAGCCTCTTAGCATTAGTCAGAATAATTCAGAATCAATTAATAATTCGTCTATAGATATTAATCCTCAGATAATTAATACAGCAGATCAATTAACTAAGCTTGTTAGTAATTTAATGACCTATAAAGATATAGATTCACCTATTGCGATTGACACAGAAACAACAGATTTAAATCCTTTTAAAGCAGAACTTGTTGGAATAGGTTTGTGCTGGGGAGAAGGAAAGAAAGATTTGGCTTATATCCCTATCGGCCACAAATTACAGAATGAAATTTTTTCTCCTATTTCTAATAATCAACTTGGTCTAGATACCGTAATTAATGAGCTTAGACCTTGGCTTTCCAGTAATGAGCATCCTAAAGTACTGCAAAATGCAAAATATGATCGTTTAATACTTCTTAGACATGGAATAAACCTTGATGGAGTAACTATAGATACATTATTAGCCGATTACTTACTTGACGCAAGCAATAAACATAGCTTAGAAGAAATAGCAAAACGTGAATTTAGTTTTACACCTACCTCTTTCAATGAGATTGTTGATAAAGGTAAAACTTTTGCCGACGTCAGTATAGATTCAGCAAGTCTTTACTGTGGTATGGATGTTTATTTAACAAGAAAATTATCTAAAAGATTAAAGTCATCTCTTCAAGAAGTTGGCAATGAGTTAATCAAACTACTCTATGAAGTTGAACAACCTTTAGAGACAGTACTCGCCCATATGGAAAATACTGGGATAAGAATAGATGTACCCTACTTGCAGAAACTATCAAATTCTTTCCAAGAAAAACTTTCCTGCCTTGAAGGTGAAATCCAACAAGAAGCAGGGATAGATTTTAATTTAAATTCACCTAAGCAATTAGCAGAAGTTTTATTTGAAAACCTTAATCTCAACAAAAAAAAATCTAGGAAAACTAAAACAGGTTGGAGCACTGATGCTGCTGTATTAGAAAAACTATCTTCTGAACATACAATAATCCCTAAATTAATAGAACATCGAACAATCAGCAAACTTTTAAGTACTTACATTGACGCGCTTCCACAACTAGTTGAATCTGAAACACAAAGAGTGCATACAGATTTCAATCAAGCAGTAACAACGACAGGAAGATTAAGTAGCAGCAATCCCAATCTCCAAAACATTCCAAGTAGAACTGAATTCAGCAAGCAGATTCGTAAGGCTTTTTTACCTAAAGAAAACTGGAAATTACTTAGTGCAGATTATTCGCAAATTGAACTCCGTATTCTCGCTCACTTGTCAGAAGAAGAAGTTCTTCAAAAGGCATACAAAAACAAAGAGGATGTTCATTCTTTGACGGCAAAGTTATTACTAGAGAAGGACTCTATAAATGCAGACGAAAGGCGTCTAGGCAAGACAATAAATTTCGGTGTAATTTATGGAATGGGTGCACAACGCTTTGCTCGAGCCGCAGGCGTAACACAACAAGAAGCCAAAGATTTCCTGGCACGTTTTAAGGAAAGATATAAAAATATTTTTAAGTTCCTAGAACTTCAAGAAAAGCTTGCTTTAAGTAGAGGTTATGTAACCACTATTCTTGGTAGACGTAGATACTTTAATTTTGACAAAAGTGGGTTAGGACGACTACTAGGAAAAGATATAAATGAAATAGACCTTCTCACAGCACGCAGAGCAGGGATAGAAGCTCAGCAACTTAGAGCTGCAGCAAATGCCCCGATTCAAGGATCAAGTGCTGACATAATAAAAATTGCGATGCTGCAAATCAGTAGTAAATTAAAAGCATCTTCCTTGCCTGCAAATCTTTTATTACAAGTTCACGATGAGTTAGTACTAGAAGTAGATCCAAAAGCCTTAAATGAAGTCAAGCAAATAGTTGTTAATACAATGGAAAATGCATTAACTCTTAGTGTCCCTTTAACTGTAGAAACTGGTATTGGAAATAATTGGATGGAATGCAAGTAA
- a CDS encoding (2Fe-2S) ferredoxin domain-containing protein, which produces MKNQIVSHHLLLCATPRKSSCCDKSTGASSWKRLKSILKELNLENSKRPEGIVLRSKVDCLRVCKNGPILLIWPDGIWYGRVSPKRIEAIIYKHILEGTPINDWIINKTPIKQSNT; this is translated from the coding sequence ATGAAAAATCAAATTGTTAGTCATCATCTATTACTATGCGCAACTCCAAGAAAATCTTCTTGTTGTGATAAATCAACAGGGGCATCAAGCTGGAAAAGACTAAAGTCAATACTTAAAGAATTGAATTTAGAGAACAGCAAACGTCCAGAAGGAATAGTTTTAAGATCAAAGGTAGATTGCCTAAGAGTATGTAAAAACGGTCCTATTCTTTTAATCTGGCCAGATGGAATATGGTATGGAAGAGTAAGTCCTAAAAGAATAGAGGCAATTATTTACAAACATATTTTAGAAGGCACTCCTATAAATGATTGGATAATAAACAAAACACCTATAAAGCAATCAAACACTTAA
- a CDS encoding DUF2939 domain-containing protein, translated as MPMKSLFSIKIFNKLNTRLLVISFLIFFGYFYSTPYLSIFFFKTAIENRQSRKANKYINFSSLRSDLKSQLTNNLRNKALNKYRNRLSPFSLTLINPVFEKMVDSIVDYTVTNNGLRLLLNKGQLLTDARIYQDQWEEEDIKVNLYYQGLNIFILSTKVNNLSQPIKTYWLREGLFHWKLSRIDLPPELIQ; from the coding sequence ATGCCGATGAAAAGTTTATTTTCAATAAAAATATTTAATAAATTAAATACCAGGCTCCTTGTAATTAGTTTTTTAATTTTCTTTGGATACTTTTATTCTACTCCATATTTATCAATCTTCTTTTTTAAAACTGCGATAGAGAATAGGCAGTCGAGAAAAGCTAATAAATATATAAACTTCTCTTCGCTTAGAAGCGATCTTAAATCTCAATTGACCAATAACTTGAGAAATAAAGCTTTAAACAAATATAGAAATAGATTATCTCCATTCTCATTGACACTGATTAATCCCGTGTTCGAGAAAATGGTAGATTCAATAGTTGACTACACTGTCACAAATAATGGTCTAAGATTACTTCTTAATAAAGGCCAATTATTGACAGATGCAAGAATCTATCAAGATCAATGGGAGGAGGAAGATATAAAAGTAAATCTTTATTATCAGGGCCTGAATATCTTTATCTTAAGTACTAAAGTAAATAATTTAAGTCAACCTATAAAAACTTATTGGTTGAGGGAAGGCCTTTTTCATTGGAAGTTAAGTCGTATTGACTTGCCTCCTGAGTTGATTCAATAA